In the Pseudochaenichthys georgianus chromosome 1, fPseGeo1.2, whole genome shotgun sequence genome, one interval contains:
- the LOC117450830 gene encoding protein SPMIP3-like, whose amino-acid sequence MMSGSGAAVRLHEFRDNAPTITPKSSRVGRDVQGLYPGQLGRVHIAPSKDSGFSPLSGASPSLHESPDPPYGNVQQSFDLRTLRALSVLRPAVRPQTSYQEHFGLLSFLSNPQ is encoded by the exons TGAtgtccggttctggagctgcTGTGAGGCTGCACGAGTTCAGAGACAATGCACCCACGATAACACCAAA GTCGTCTCGTGTCGGGAGAGATGTGCAGGGATTATATCCAGGACAGCTGGGTCGAGTCCACATTGCCCCTTCAAAGGATTCTGG CTTCAGTCCTCTCAGTGGAGCGTCTCCGTCCCTCCACGAGTCTCCAGATCCTCCGTATGGAAACGTCCAGCAGAGCTTTGACCTCCGAACCCTGAGAGCACTGTCTGTCCTCCGTCCTGCTGTCCGTCCTCAGACATCGTATCAGGAGCACTTCGGTCTCCTCTCTTTCCTCAGTAATCCACAATAA